In one window of Synergistes jonesii DNA:
- a CDS encoding Gx transporter family protein, whose translation MNKTRRIVLTGLFTACAFAVNMAESALPMPLPGAKLGLANAVALCALVLLGTKEAFCVTVLRVTLAWLASGNLFSFACSICGAVPAVAAMALLYKKFGAEFSLPWISVAGAWTFNAGQVAVVSYIVGDARIAFYILPLFAAGTAAGWASGLLSRSVCRRIGGDKIENFH comes from the coding sequence TTGAACAAAACACGAAGAATCGTTTTGACGGGGCTCTTTACGGCCTGCGCCTTCGCGGTCAACATGGCGGAGAGCGCGCTGCCTATGCCGCTGCCCGGAGCCAAGCTCGGACTCGCTAACGCGGTGGCTCTCTGCGCTCTCGTGCTGCTCGGCACGAAGGAAGCCTTCTGCGTCACCGTGCTGCGCGTCACGCTGGCGTGGCTGGCGAGCGGGAACCTCTTCTCCTTCGCGTGCAGCATCTGCGGCGCCGTGCCGGCTGTCGCGGCGATGGCTCTGCTTTATAAAAAATTCGGCGCGGAATTCTCGCTGCCGTGGATAAGCGTCGCCGGCGCGTGGACCTTCAACGCCGGACAGGTCGCCGTAGTATCATATATAGTAGGAGACGCGAGAATCGCCTTCTACATCCTGCCGCTCTTCGCGGCCGGCACCGCCGCCGGCTGGGCGTCGGGGCTTCTCTCGCGCAGCGTATGCAGAAGAATTGGAGGAGACAAAATTGAAAATTTCCATTGA
- a CDS encoding B3/B4 domain-containing protein — MKISIDKDIFENFPEAKIGWLRAVITNGKGSPRVAEMKKNLKRRLEEIGLSADTVAQHPDIRRWRETFSKMGVKPSKYRSSIEALLRRIFKGDLWSVSDVVDCYDCVSALNLLPMGAHDMSKLRGDMTLRYAKEGEKFYPLGAGDSIVECGAKQIVYADGEKICCWLWNYRDTRDASVDEETKEALFIVDCAFENEWRSVEEGLAALASELTQIGCTVKKSGVVSAAEPEMETE, encoded by the coding sequence TTGAAAATTTCCATTGACAAAGATATATTTGAAAACTTTCCCGAAGCTAAGATAGGCTGGCTCCGCGCCGTGATAACGAACGGAAAGGGCTCGCCGCGCGTTGCCGAGATGAAAAAAAATCTTAAAAGGCGTCTGGAGGAGATAGGGCTCTCCGCCGACACGGTCGCGCAGCACCCCGACATCCGCCGCTGGCGCGAGACGTTTTCGAAGATGGGCGTTAAGCCGAGCAAATACCGTTCCTCGATCGAAGCGCTGCTGCGCAGGATATTCAAAGGCGACCTGTGGAGCGTCTCGGACGTCGTCGACTGCTACGACTGCGTATCGGCGCTGAACCTGCTTCCAATGGGGGCACACGACATGTCGAAGCTGCGCGGCGATATGACGCTGCGCTACGCGAAGGAAGGAGAAAAATTTTATCCGCTCGGCGCCGGCGACAGCATCGTCGAATGCGGGGCGAAACAGATCGTCTACGCGGACGGTGAAAAAATCTGCTGCTGGCTCTGGAACTACCGCGACACACGCGACGCTTCGGTCGACGAGGAGACTAAGGAAGCCCTATTCATCGTCGACTGCGCTTTCGAAAACGAATGGCGCAGCGTAGAGGAGGGGCTCGCCGCTCTCGCGTCCGAGCTTACGCAGATCGGCTGCACTGTGAAAAAAAGCGGCGTCGTAAGCGCCGCAGAGCCTGAAATGGAAACGGAATAA
- a CDS encoding DUF3795 domain-containing protein, with the protein MANTGCCGADCGACEARRATVRRDAEALAKIAAAQESEGHGSFILPSRLRCSGCLAPGAKSVSCLECAIRECALANKIPHCGFCPDFPCRLGDAVWEAVPEYKHNIEVLKSR; encoded by the coding sequence ATGGCTAACACCGGCTGCTGCGGCGCCGACTGCGGCGCCTGCGAAGCGCGCCGCGCGACAGTTCGCCGCGACGCCGAGGCGCTCGCGAAAATAGCAGCCGCGCAGGAGAGCGAAGGGCACGGCTCATTCATACTCCCATCGCGGCTGCGCTGCAGCGGCTGCCTCGCGCCCGGCGCGAAGAGCGTGAGCTGCCTCGAGTGCGCGATACGCGAATGCGCGCTCGCAAACAAAATCCCGCACTGCGGCTTCTGCCCCGACTTCCCCTGCCGGCTCGGCGACGCCGTCTGGGAAGCCGTGCCGGAGTACAAACACAACATAGAAGTCCTGAAAAGCCGCTGA
- a CDS encoding MATE family efflux transporter has protein sequence MEKNLTTGGVFKNIVYFSLPYLLSYFLQTLYGMADLFIIGQFNGVESTTAVSVGSQVMHMLTVMIVGLAMGSTVMIGRSIGAGDKRRASAEVGNTVTMFMALSLVITAFLLVCVKPIVSLMSTPLDAAPGTASYLTICFIGVPFITAYNVISSVFRATGDSKSPMYFVAVACAANIAFDYLFIGGLGLGAAGAALGTTLAQTLSVIVSLAFVRRMKTGLHVSPKELRPQKKILRKILRLGVPVALQDGFIQIAFIVITVIANRRGLNDAAAVGIVEKMICLLFLVPSSMLSTVSVVSSQNFGAGKPERARLALWYAILIDVSFGAAAAIIMQFLAEPAVALFSDSAAVVRLGGQYLRGYVWDCLLAGVHFCFSGYFCACGLPGVSFLHNMLSIVCARIPLAYLASKYFPDTLFPMGLAAPAGSLLSIAICAAALVIVSGRPEKPQAPSEGGE, from the coding sequence ATGGAAAAGAATCTAACGACGGGCGGCGTATTCAAAAATATCGTATACTTCTCACTGCCTTATCTGCTTTCTTACTTTCTTCAGACTCTTTACGGCATGGCGGACCTCTTTATAATAGGCCAGTTCAACGGCGTAGAGAGCACGACCGCCGTTTCTGTCGGAAGTCAGGTCATGCATATGCTGACGGTGATGATCGTAGGGTTGGCTATGGGTTCTACGGTGATGATAGGGCGCTCGATCGGCGCCGGCGATAAAAGACGGGCGTCGGCCGAGGTCGGCAACACCGTCACGATGTTCATGGCGCTCTCGCTCGTTATCACGGCGTTTCTGCTCGTCTGTGTGAAGCCTATCGTCTCCCTGATGTCGACGCCGCTCGACGCCGCGCCGGGCACCGCCTCGTACCTCACGATCTGCTTCATCGGCGTTCCCTTCATAACGGCTTACAACGTCATCAGCTCGGTGTTTCGCGCGACCGGCGATTCAAAGAGCCCGATGTACTTCGTCGCGGTCGCCTGCGCGGCGAATATCGCCTTCGACTATCTCTTCATCGGGGGGCTCGGCCTCGGCGCGGCCGGCGCGGCTCTCGGCACGACGCTGGCGCAGACGCTGAGCGTGATCGTTTCGCTCGCCTTCGTCAGGAGGATGAAGACGGGGCTGCACGTTTCGCCGAAGGAGCTCAGGCCGCAGAAAAAAATCCTTCGGAAGATATTGCGGCTCGGCGTCCCGGTCGCGCTGCAGGACGGCTTTATACAGATAGCGTTCATAGTGATCACGGTGATAGCGAACAGGCGAGGGTTGAACGACGCGGCCGCCGTCGGCATAGTTGAAAAGATGATCTGCCTCCTCTTCCTCGTGCCGTCGTCGATGCTCTCGACAGTCTCGGTCGTTTCGTCGCAGAATTTCGGCGCCGGCAAGCCCGAACGCGCGCGGCTCGCCCTTTGGTACGCCATTTTGATCGACGTCTCGTTTGGCGCGGCGGCCGCAATTATAATGCAATTTCTCGCGGAGCCGGCGGTCGCGCTCTTCTCCGATAGCGCGGCGGTCGTGCGGCTCGGCGGGCAGTACCTGCGCGGCTACGTATGGGACTGCCTCCTTGCCGGGGTCCACTTCTGCTTCAGCGGCTACTTCTGCGCGTGCGGGCTTCCGGGCGTTTCCTTCCTGCACAACATGCTTTCGATCGTCTGCGCGCGCATACCCCTCGCCTACCTCGCGTCGAAATATTTTCCAGACACGCTCTTCCCGATGGGGCTGGCGGCTCCGGCCGGCTCTCTGCTTTCAATAGCTATATGCGCGGCGGCGCTCGTCATAGTAAGCGGACGCCCGGAAAAACCGCAGGCTCCCTCCGAAGGCGGGGAGTGA
- the msrB gene encoding peptide-methionine (R)-S-oxide reductase MsrB codes for MKKTILLTFSLIFMACAADFMLRAATAADDNGEARAKKERETMVNDPTYVKKDGEAIIYLAGGCFWGMEKYMEGIPGVLDAVSGYANGRTKERVSYEQLCAGGTGYKETVRVVYDPSKVSLETLLFAFFKVVDPSVRDRQGNDVGAQYQTGVFYTDAAAEAVVRRVAEIERRRAAGGFYVLVEPLRIFHEAEEYHQNYLTKHPNGYCHISREEMEEARGIKIDAAPYRKPADDELKKRLTERQYAVTQKNGTEPPFDNEYYDNQERGIYVDVVTGEPLFSSKDKYGSSCGWPAFTKGLDDGALVYKEDASYGMRRTEVRSRAGDSHLGHVFTGDRESPNGVRYCINSAALRFIPYEEMDKEGYGEFKKYVE; via the coding sequence ATGAAAAAAACGATATTGCTGACATTCTCGCTGATATTTATGGCCTGCGCGGCGGACTTTATGCTGCGCGCCGCGACTGCGGCGGACGACAACGGAGAAGCCAGGGCAAAGAAGGAGAGAGAGACAATGGTTAACGACCCGACATATGTCAAAAAAGATGGCGAGGCGATCATTTACCTCGCCGGCGGCTGTTTCTGGGGGATGGAGAAATACATGGAGGGCATCCCGGGGGTGCTCGACGCCGTTTCAGGCTACGCCAACGGCAGGACTAAAGAGCGCGTGAGCTACGAGCAGCTCTGCGCCGGCGGCACCGGCTATAAGGAGACGGTGCGCGTCGTCTACGATCCTTCGAAGGTCTCACTTGAGACTCTGCTCTTCGCCTTCTTCAAGGTAGTCGACCCAAGCGTGCGCGACCGTCAGGGAAACGACGTCGGCGCTCAGTATCAGACGGGCGTCTTTTACACGGACGCCGCGGCGGAGGCCGTCGTCAGGCGCGTCGCCGAAATCGAGAGGCGGCGCGCGGCAGGCGGCTTCTATGTGCTTGTCGAGCCGCTGCGGATATTCCACGAGGCGGAGGAATATCATCAAAACTATCTGACGAAGCACCCGAACGGCTACTGCCACATCTCCCGCGAGGAGATGGAGGAGGCGCGGGGGATAAAAATCGACGCAGCCCCCTATCGGAAGCCGGCGGACGACGAATTGAAAAAGAGGCTGACGGAGCGGCAGTACGCGGTCACGCAGAAGAACGGCACCGAGCCGCCTTTCGACAACGAGTATTACGACAACCAAGAGCGCGGCATCTACGTCGACGTCGTCACCGGCGAACCGCTCTTCTCCTCTAAGGACAAATACGGCAGCTCATGCGGCTGGCCGGCCTTTACGAAGGGACTCGACGACGGCGCGCTGGTCTACAAAGAGGACGCCTCCTACGGAATGCGCCGCACCGAGGTACGCAGCCGCGCGGGGGATTCGCACCTCGGACACGTCTTCACCGGCGACCGCGAGTCGCCGAACGGCGTGCGCTACTGCATCAACAGCGCCGCGCTGCGCTTCATCCCCTATGAGGAGATGGACAAAGAGGGATACGGAGAGTTCAAGAAGTACGTGGAATGA
- a CDS encoding L-serine ammonia-lyase, iron-sulfur-dependent, subunit alpha — protein MRKMPASIFNDVIGPVMRGPSSSHTAASARIGEIVRQSVANEPLRAFCDFDVNGSIAATHEGHGTDMGFICGLLGKKLTEEGVDDYRRLAEKAGVGVEYRVFDYGASHPNNYRIELWWRGGEHHKWNGVSSGGGMIEMQDFDSFPVSIVGDFYEVLIKFPDAAGAERMKKFCCGALPAPDFSRVEEKAGGALLSLKFSKEPDEKTLRGAAESFGRTDFVKIAPVLPTLSRSGCSVPFATAEETLKYNEGKSLRMWELAAEYEAARGGTSKEEVFETMSGIVEVMERALKNGIAGTEYADRILGPQAHMIAEAERRGALLPCDLLNAVIESITAIMETKSAMGVIVAAPTAGSCGCLPGTLLGAAHALGKSADEATKAMLAAGLVGLYIAESATFAAEIAGCQVECGAGSGMAAAGLVQLMGGSVEQCMDAASMALQNVTGLACDFIAGRVEVPCLGKNVMGGANALSCANMALAGFDRVIPLDETIAALYDAGQKLPSELRCTFGGLGKTPAAAKLLEKLKNIKK, from the coding sequence ATGCGGAAGATGCCTGCAAGCATTTTCAACGACGTTATAGGGCCGGTGATGCGCGGCCCTTCGAGCTCGCACACGGCGGCCTCGGCGAGGATAGGCGAGATCGTCCGTCAGTCCGTCGCGAACGAGCCGCTGCGTGCATTCTGCGACTTCGACGTCAACGGCTCTATCGCGGCAACGCACGAGGGGCACGGCACCGATATGGGCTTCATATGCGGGCTGCTCGGCAAAAAGCTGACCGAAGAGGGCGTGGACGACTACCGACGGCTCGCCGAAAAGGCCGGAGTCGGCGTGGAGTACCGCGTCTTCGACTACGGCGCCTCTCATCCCAACAATTACAGGATAGAGCTGTGGTGGCGCGGAGGCGAGCATCACAAATGGAACGGCGTATCCTCCGGCGGCGGCATGATAGAAATGCAGGATTTCGACTCCTTCCCCGTCTCGATAGTCGGCGACTTTTACGAAGTGCTGATAAAATTTCCCGATGCGGCGGGCGCGGAGCGAATGAAAAAATTCTGCTGCGGGGCCCTACCGGCGCCGGATTTTTCGCGGGTGGAAGAAAAGGCGGGAGGCGCCCTGCTTTCGCTGAAATTTTCCAAGGAGCCGGACGAAAAAACTTTGAGGGGCGCCGCCGAAAGCTTCGGGCGAACCGATTTCGTAAAAATCGCGCCGGTGCTGCCGACGCTCTCGCGCTCCGGCTGTTCCGTGCCCTTCGCCACGGCGGAAGAAACGCTCAAGTACAACGAAGGGAAAAGCCTGCGCATGTGGGAGCTCGCGGCCGAGTACGAAGCGGCGCGCGGCGGCACTTCGAAGGAAGAAGTATTCGAAACGATGAGCGGCATAGTCGAAGTGATGGAGCGCGCGCTGAAAAACGGAATAGCCGGCACCGAATACGCCGACAGGATACTCGGCCCGCAGGCGCACATGATAGCGGAGGCGGAGAGGCGCGGCGCGCTGCTGCCGTGCGACCTGCTCAACGCGGTGATCGAGTCGATAACGGCGATAATGGAGACTAAAAGTGCGATGGGCGTAATAGTCGCGGCGCCTACCGCCGGCTCTTGCGGCTGTCTACCTGGCACTCTGCTGGGTGCGGCGCACGCGCTCGGCAAATCGGCGGACGAGGCGACCAAGGCGATGCTCGCCGCAGGGCTCGTCGGGCTGTATATCGCCGAAAGCGCGACCTTCGCCGCGGAAATCGCCGGCTGCCAGGTCGAATGCGGAGCCGGCTCCGGCATGGCGGCCGCCGGGCTCGTACAGCTGATGGGCGGCAGCGTCGAACAGTGCATGGACGCGGCGTCAATGGCGCTTCAGAACGTAACGGGGTTGGCCTGCGATTTCATCGCCGGGCGCGTCGAGGTCCCCTGCCTAGGCAAAAACGTCATGGGAGGCGCGAACGCGCTTTCTTGCGCGAACATGGCCCTCGCCGGCTTCGACAGGGTGATACCGCTCGACGAAACGATCGCGGCGCTCTACGACGCCGGGCAAAAGCTGCCGTCGGAGCTCCGCTGCACCTTCGGCGGCCTCGGCAAAACGCCGGCCGCCGCAAAGCTGCTTGAAAAGCTGAAAAATATCAAAAAGTAA
- the recQ gene encoding DNA helicase RecQ — MKESTGADGALKVLKKVFGYSSFRKGQKEIIEALCGGRDALCIMPTGAGKSLCYQIPAVMSDGLTVVISPLISLMKDQVDALLQNGIGAASINSSLEREELSSAFSHARRKMIKLLYIAPERLDAGSFGDFLRDVDVRLVVVDEAHCVSHWGHDFRPSYLGIAPTVASLPKRPTVAAFTATATPEVRDDIVAQLALREPFTLTTGFDRANLFFHVEHPSDKNAALLRYIKQFKGASGIVYASTRKNVEAICEALRARGISAVRYHAGLSDDERARNQEAFIYDRADVMVATNAFGMGIDKSNVRYVAHYNMPQNIDAYYQEAGRAGRDGLPADCALFYGARDVATARWFIERAPGETREAARRKLRAMMDYCHTGGCLRAFMLKYFGEGGVPEKCGSCGSCTGDAELAEITTDAQKIISCVYRMAQATGGKKFGASMLVDVLRGSRRAEIMRLGFERISTWGILKDASAHDVREMIDFLIASNYLSAGDGDFPVISFTEETAPFLRSPGRLFMRKFDERAESAGKIKKSATRPLSAHDDLFELLRELRRAIAKEEGVPPYVVFTDKTLAAICETLPADEEEFLEVPGVGAAKLARYGRAFLDAVAGWKRPLR, encoded by the coding sequence ATGAAGGAGAGCACGGGCGCTGATGGCGCTCTCAAAGTATTAAAAAAAGTATTCGGCTACAGTTCTTTCAGAAAGGGACAAAAAGAGATCATCGAGGCCCTCTGCGGCGGCCGCGACGCGCTTTGCATAATGCCGACCGGCGCGGGAAAGTCCCTCTGTTATCAGATCCCCGCTGTAATGTCCGACGGGCTCACCGTCGTTATCTCACCGCTTATTTCGTTGATGAAAGATCAGGTAGACGCGCTTTTGCAGAACGGCATAGGAGCTGCGTCGATAAACAGCTCCCTGGAGCGGGAGGAGCTCTCCTCCGCCTTTTCGCACGCGCGCAGAAAAATGATCAAGCTGCTCTACATCGCGCCGGAACGCCTCGACGCCGGAAGCTTCGGCGATTTCCTGCGCGACGTCGACGTGCGCCTTGTCGTCGTCGACGAGGCGCACTGCGTCTCGCACTGGGGGCACGACTTCCGCCCATCCTATCTCGGCATAGCGCCGACCGTGGCGTCGCTTCCGAAGCGGCCGACCGTCGCCGCCTTCACCGCTACCGCGACGCCGGAGGTGCGCGACGATATAGTCGCGCAGCTCGCGCTGCGAGAGCCCTTCACGCTTACGACGGGCTTCGACCGCGCGAATCTATTTTTTCACGTCGAACATCCGAGCGACAAAAACGCCGCGCTGCTGAGATACATAAAGCAGTTCAAAGGAGCATCGGGCATAGTCTACGCTTCGACGAGGAAAAACGTCGAGGCTATCTGCGAAGCGCTGCGTGCCCGCGGAATAAGCGCTGTGCGCTATCACGCGGGGCTCTCCGATGACGAGCGTGCGCGGAATCAGGAGGCCTTCATCTACGACCGGGCCGACGTGATGGTCGCAACGAACGCTTTCGGTATGGGGATAGACAAATCCAACGTGCGCTACGTCGCCCATTACAACATGCCGCAGAATATAGACGCCTACTATCAGGAGGCGGGACGCGCCGGGCGCGACGGGCTGCCGGCCGACTGCGCGCTCTTTTACGGCGCACGTGATGTAGCGACCGCGCGATGGTTCATCGAGCGGGCGCCCGGGGAGACGAGGGAGGCGGCGCGGCGCAAACTGCGCGCGATGATGGACTACTGCCACACGGGCGGCTGTCTGCGCGCGTTCATGCTCAAATATTTCGGAGAAGGCGGCGTCCCTGAAAAGTGCGGCTCGTGCGGCAGCTGCACCGGCGACGCCGAGCTGGCCGAGATAACGACCGATGCACAAAAGATAATCTCCTGCGTCTACAGGATGGCGCAGGCCACAGGAGGGAAAAAGTTCGGCGCTTCGATGCTGGTCGACGTGCTGCGCGGCTCGCGGCGCGCGGAAATAATGCGGCTCGGCTTCGAAAGAATCTCGACGTGGGGGATACTCAAAGACGCGAGCGCGCACGACGTGCGCGAAATGATAGATTTTCTCATCGCGTCGAATTACCTTTCCGCGGGCGACGGGGATTTTCCCGTCATCTCTTTCACCGAAGAGACGGCGCCCTTTCTGCGCTCGCCCGGGCGTCTCTTCATGCGCAAGTTCGACGAGCGCGCCGAAAGCGCGGGAAAAATAAAAAAGAGCGCTACACGCCCCCTTTCGGCGCACGACGATCTCTTCGAACTGCTGCGCGAGCTCCGCCGCGCTATAGCGAAAGAGGAAGGCGTGCCGCCCTACGTCGTTTTCACCGACAAGACGCTCGCCGCAATATGCGAAACGCTGCCCGCGGACGAGGAGGAGTTCCTGGAAGTTCCCGGCGTGGGAGCCGCGAAGCTCGCGCGCTACGGCAGAGCCTTCCTCGACGCGGTTGCGGGATGGAAGAGGCCTTTGAGATAG
- a CDS encoding tetratricopeptide repeat protein — translation MNDRKDEEIKCPDVVPEDQKGMTEEEREWSVKAPPKPRVPRYVFTAAAVVLAVAFAGGGLWYYRTNVMPEKYNLRAEVLMKDGNYAQAEELYEKIIKIRPERRDVLFNIAACREGMGDADGATAFYEEHLKTAKNDARAMTRLGWLYMKKGDYVKALHWFQEAVRRDKKNEELWRMTADAARGAEDAEAAGDALMQLSKLCKKDNEKVLAYARELLALKDYRRALEVFDAAAKGAGAGDARALHGAAAAKAMLGLPTEEKFVIRPGESLGLIKLGAGKEEVKEAMGGAPPDEKSFGVVGGKSMMAEQPVEIWLYNKGDPRREIRLILIANSVNEIETASPAYKTEEGLGISNFLLPKNKDKIKWRRSAENGTLLCLARGGGLTFYASGLNEEGTEAERKLLRVHKGETGIDNLNDLPLLRLVN, via the coding sequence ATGAACGACAGGAAGGATGAAGAAATTAAATGCCCGGACGTCGTTCCCGAAGATCAGAAGGGGATGACGGAAGAGGAGCGCGAATGGAGCGTAAAGGCTCCGCCGAAGCCGCGCGTGCCGAGGTACGTCTTCACTGCGGCAGCGGTCGTGCTGGCAGTCGCCTTCGCAGGAGGAGGGCTCTGGTATTACAGGACGAACGTGATGCCGGAGAAATATAACCTGCGTGCCGAGGTGCTGATGAAGGACGGCAATTACGCGCAGGCCGAGGAGCTTTACGAAAAGATAATCAAAATACGCCCCGAGCGCAGGGACGTGCTCTTCAACATCGCCGCCTGCAGGGAGGGGATGGGAGACGCGGATGGGGCGACAGCGTTTTACGAAGAGCATCTGAAGACGGCGAAGAACGACGCGCGCGCCATGACGCGCCTCGGCTGGCTCTATATGAAAAAGGGCGACTACGTCAAGGCGCTGCACTGGTTCCAGGAGGCCGTGCGCCGCGACAAAAAAAACGAAGAGCTGTGGCGTATGACGGCCGACGCGGCGCGAGGCGCGGAAGACGCGGAGGCGGCCGGCGACGCTCTGATGCAGCTTTCGAAGCTCTGTAAAAAGGACAACGAAAAGGTGCTGGCCTACGCCAGGGAGCTGCTGGCGCTGAAGGATTACCGCCGCGCGCTGGAGGTATTCGACGCCGCGGCCAAGGGGGCTGGGGCGGGCGACGCCCGCGCGCTGCACGGAGCCGCCGCGGCGAAGGCGATGCTCGGGCTGCCGACCGAGGAAAAATTCGTCATCAGGCCCGGCGAGTCTCTCGGCCTCATAAAGCTCGGAGCCGGCAAGGAGGAGGTCAAGGAAGCTATGGGAGGGGCGCCGCCTGATGAGAAAAGCTTCGGCGTCGTCGGCGGCAAGTCGATGATGGCGGAGCAGCCGGTCGAGATATGGCTCTACAACAAAGGCGACCCGCGGCGCGAGATCAGGCTGATATTAATCGCGAACAGCGTCAACGAGATAGAGACGGCGTCGCCTGCCTATAAGACCGAAGAAGGGCTCGGCATCTCCAACTTCCTGCTGCCGAAGAACAAAGATAAGATAAAATGGCGCAGGAGCGCCGAGAACGGGACGCTGCTCTGCCTCGCTAGGGGCGGGGGACTGACCTTCTACGCCTCCGGGCTGAACGAAGAAGGCACGGAGGCGGAGCGCAAGCTGCTGCGCGTCCATAAGGGCGAGACCGGCATAGACAACCTGAACGACTTACCGCTGCTGCGCCTCGTCAACTGA
- a CDS encoding DUF2156 domain-containing protein: MHLNFQEITLDDAERYVAHWNMCAQRTSDYSFPILWSLGPDFGTKLAYDESTDLYWFHQDKNSLTDLAPVGEWQRGDWPEILNARYGREIEFYLVPEKLAHIWRMELEGVADVEIIDDRGTWEYLYDIRALASLSGNKYMKKRNRVNQFKKNYDYAFEAVTDEILAEIADFQYSWCQVNRCGTTAGLMQENHGIQKILQNWHRIPNLCGGVIRIKGEIAAYTIGELAGDMLIVHYEKASLEYGAAYQVINKEFLAHIVEEHPELKVVNREEDMNDAGLRSAKLSYLPTGFLKECSVKIKFL, translated from the coding sequence TTGCATTTAAACTTTCAGGAAATAACGCTCGACGATGCCGAAAGATACGTCGCCCACTGGAACATGTGTGCTCAGCGCACGTCGGACTACTCTTTTCCGATTTTATGGAGCCTCGGCCCCGACTTCGGCACGAAGCTCGCCTACGACGAAAGCACCGACCTTTACTGGTTCCATCAGGACAAAAATTCTCTGACCGACCTGGCGCCGGTCGGAGAGTGGCAGCGCGGCGACTGGCCGGAGATATTGAACGCGCGCTACGGCCGCGAAATAGAATTCTACCTCGTGCCCGAAAAGCTCGCCCATATATGGCGCATGGAGCTCGAAGGAGTCGCCGACGTCGAAATCATAGACGACCGCGGCACCTGGGAGTACCTTTACGACATTCGCGCCCTCGCTTCGCTCTCCGGCAACAAATATATGAAAAAACGCAACCGCGTCAACCAGTTCAAGAAAAATTACGATTACGCCTTCGAAGCAGTCACCGACGAGATTCTCGCGGAGATAGCCGACTTCCAGTACTCCTGGTGCCAGGTGAACCGCTGCGGCACTACGGCGGGGCTGATGCAGGAAAACCACGGCATACAGAAAATACTTCAGAACTGGCACCGCATACCGAACCTCTGCGGCGGCGTGATCAGGATAAAGGGGGAGATAGCGGCCTACACTATAGGCGAGCTCGCCGGCGACATGCTGATAGTCCACTACGAAAAGGCGAGCCTCGAATACGGCGCGGCCTATCAGGTGATAAACAAAGAGTTTCTCGCGCATATCGTCGAAGAGCACCCGGAGCTGAAGGTCGTCAACCGCGAGGAGGACATGAACGACGCGGGGCTCCGCTCGGCTAAATTGTCCTATCTGCCGACGGGCTTTCTTAAAGAGTGCAGCGTCAAAATAAAGTTTTTATAA
- a CDS encoding peptidylprolyl isomerase, whose amino-acid sequence MKILALSAMVAAAAMLPFAAQRAEAAEAAPKRQIATFETNYGTIKIELYNDLAPKTAKNFADLAKKGFYNGLTFHRIIDQFMIQGGCPIGDGTGGPGYAIPDEFGKGLKHDRPGILSMANAGPDTGGSQFFITLVPTPWLDGKHAIFGRVADGMKVVETIGKLPTDSRDRPLKKVVIEKVTIE is encoded by the coding sequence ATGAAAATTTTAGCGCTCAGCGCGATGGTGGCCGCGGCGGCAATGCTCCCCTTTGCGGCGCAGCGGGCCGAAGCGGCCGAAGCCGCGCCGAAACGTCAGATCGCGACCTTCGAAACGAACTACGGCACGATCAAGATCGAGCTTTACAACGACCTTGCACCGAAGACGGCAAAGAACTTCGCCGACCTCGCGAAGAAGGGCTTTTACAACGGGCTCACCTTCCACCGCATCATCGATCAGTTTATGATTCAGGGCGGCTGCCCGATCGGCGACGGCACGGGCGGCCCGGGCTACGCGATTCCCGACGAATTCGGCAAGGGGCTGAAGCACGACAGGCCTGGGATTCTTTCGATGGCGAACGCCGGCCCCGACACGGGCGGCTCGCAGTTCTTCATCACGCTCGTCCCGACTCCGTGGCTCGACGGCAAGCACGCGATATTCGGCCGCGTCGCGGACGGCATGAAGGTCGTCGAGACGATAGGCAAGCTCCCGACGGACTCAAGAGACCGGCCGCTTAAGAAAGTAGTCATCGAGAAGGTCACGATAGAATAA